A genomic segment from Asterias amurensis chromosome 6, ASM3211899v1 encodes:
- the LOC139938747 gene encoding 4-hydroxyphenylpyruvate dioxygenase-like, which translates to MTTYTNKGPKPENGRFIAFNHLTFWVGNAKQAASYYCCRMGFEPYAYRGLETGSRDVASHAVKLDKIVFVFESPLNPSGPVTEEMGRHQTLHGDGVKDIAFNVEDLRSIFKKAVERGAAVVKEPWEESDEDGSVLFAKIKTYGETTHTFVEKKGYKGLFLPGFKAPMFQDPLNKILPVVDLNFIDHIVGNQPPDEMESVADWYEKNLMFHRFWSVDDSQIHTEYSSLRSIVVTNFEETIKMPINEPAPGKRMSQIQEYVNYYGTAGVQHIAMNTSDIIKTVTNLKARGQNFLTIPDSYYKNLNARLKLSNIKITESMEMIQKLNILIDFDEGGYLLQIFTKPIQDRPTVFLEVIQRHGHEGFGAGNFKSLFEAIEQDQQKRGNLK; encoded by the exons ATG ACCACGTACACGAACAAGGGCCCAAAG CCAGAGAATGGTCGCTTCATCGCGTTCAATCACTTGACATTCTGGGTTGGAAATGCTAAACAG GCAGCATCATACTACTGTTGTCGTATGGGCTTTGAGCCCTACGCCTACAGAGGTCTGGAAACGGGAAGCAGAGATGTAGCATCACATGCTGTCAAACTGGATAAG ATTGTGTTCGTCTTTGAATCTCCATTGAACCCAAGTGGACCAGTAACAGAAG AAATGGGAAGGCATCAGACTCTACACGGGGACGGAGTGAAAGACATTGCTTTTAATGTAGAGGATTTGAGATCTATTTTTAAG AAAGCAGTTGAGAGAGGAGCTGCGGTCGTCAAAGAGCCGTGGGAAGAATCTGACGAAGATGGTTCGGTCTTGTTTGCCAAAATCAAAACG TATGGTGAAACGACGCATACATTTGTGGAGAAGAAAGGCTACAAGGGACTATTCCTGCCCGGTTTTAAAGCTCCGATGTTTCAGGACCCCCTCAACAAAATTCT GCCTGTGGTTGACCTGAACTTTATCGATCACATTGTTGGAAACCAGCCACCTGATGAAATGGAGTCGGTTGCTGATTG GTATGAGAAGAACTTGATGTTCCATCGATTCTGGTCAGTTGATGATTCACAG ATCCATACAGAGTACAGTTCTCTACGGTCCATCGTTGTTACCAACTTTGAAGAAACGATCAAAATGCCAATCAACGAACCTGCCCCTGGCAAACGGATGAGCCAGATTCAg GAATATGTCAACTATTATGGAACTGCTGGTGTGCAGCACATTGCCATGAACACAAGTGACATCATCAAGACGGTCACCAACCTCAAAGCCAGAGGGCAGAACTTCTTGACAATTCCTGATTCGTACTACAAGAACCTCAATGCACGGCTCAAGCTTTCTAATATAAAGATCACTGAGAGCATGGAAATG ATTCAGAAACTGAACATCCTTATTGATTTTGATGAGGGAGGATATCTCCTTCAGATCTTTACTAAGCCAATTCAGGATCGTCCGACCGTCTTTCTTGAGGTCATCCAACGCCACGGCCATGAA GGTTTTGGAGCTGGGAATTTCAAGTCACTGTTCGAAGCAATCGAGCAGGACCAACAGAAGAGAGGGAACCTTAAATAA